A window of the Dictyostelium discoideum AX4 chromosome 4 chromosome, whole genome shotgun sequence genome harbors these coding sequences:
- the fut10 gene encoding hypothetical protein encodes MKINKKLLFLLSLLIYSIVIVEVDGIQILLWSGGTWSGQGYEDWGLPNYLGQHVKKEKCPVDCVFISQQQFHADVDAILFEAQPLASWSYTFLKQPPAFPQKEVAQYYINFGYEHEKYFPISTHPDYQKHIDINSTFRSTDQVQVTFACSWGSRDDGNIENFRKEPVKFEDKNGFVGFMSTNCDGGGAIYRTCYIIEMMKHTQVDAMGECLNNKKLNKKDFPHAVFDDLGDSLRIKELVLSKYKFSLAFENNNITDYVTEKVYTSLLSGSIPIYMGSPNIDEWVPNKSIIKTDDFKSPKELVDYIIYLSKNKTAYEEYFEWKKQPFPEKFIEKYNRCIFYGADCRLCQYIDNLKKKINNGIGFRSTFGEPYEDSKELRVLDINKETCVSIKQDLNYVPPVKDKFTIMFWLILEDVHDEKPIITMDKHGLVVSVVQIWKRFYVKFCFKSKCFLSDTPLDSNEWKHFAISVGPSLQTTTTDLNSKNNNNNNNNNNNNNNNNNVGNGVIDSFLDSDGMDDFSDSFETTTIPTTRTIKTKDIVDTVDTTTISNVPSTIKIFVNGILDSTSTSFLNLDSLSTSDINIGCEKIVAKLDDLSIWRTNLEEKEIGEAMFKKYRGDEPGHLLYMTFNSIQIKDYSINNQFTTIVPSNAVTETIGHKQLILTVGE; translated from the exons atgaaaataaataaaaaattattatttttattatctttattaatataCAGTATTGTTATAGTTGAAGTAGATGGaatacaaatattattatggAGTGGTGGGACATGGAGTGGACAAGGTTACGAAGATTGGGGATTACCAAATTATTTAGGACAGCATGTGAAAAAAGAGAAATGTCCAGTGGATTGTGTATTTatatcacaacaacaattccATGCAGATGTCGACgcaatattatttgaagcaCAACCATTGGCAAGCTGGTCCTACACATTCTTAAAACAGCCACCAGCATTTCCTCAAAAAGAAGTTGCCCAATATTATATAAACTTTGGATACGAACATGAAAAGTATTTCCCAATATCAACGCATCCAGACTACCAAAAACATATAGATATCAACAGCACATTTCGTAGTACCGATCAAGTTCAAGTTACATTTGCTTGTAGTTGGGGGTCACGTGATGATGGTAATATCGAAAATTTCAGAAAGGAGCCTGTCAAATTTGAAGATAAAAACGGGTTCGTTGGATTCATGTCAACCAATTGCGATGGCGGTGGTGCAATCTATCGTACTTGTTACATCATAGAAATGATGAAACACACTCAAGTAGATGCAATGGGTGAATGTTTAAACaacaagaaattaaataaaaaagatttccCTCATGCAGTATTCGATGATCTTGGTGACTCTTTACGTATTAAAGAATTAgtattatcaaaatataaattctCTTTAgcttttgaaaataataacattacTGACTATGTTACAGAAAAAGTTTATACATCATTATT GAGTGGAAGTATACCAATTTATATGGGATCACCAAATATTGATGAATGGGTACCTAATAAAAGTATAATTAAAACagatgattttaaatcacCAAAAGAGTTGGtagattatataatttatctATCAAAGAATAAAACAGCATATGAAGAATATTTTGAATGGAAGAAACAACCTTTTCCTGAAAAATtcattgaaaaatataatcGTTGTATATTTTATGGTGCTGATTGTAGGTTATGTCAATATATTGATAAtctaaagaaaaagataaataatgGAATTGGATTTAGAAGTACATTTGGTGAACCATATGAAGATTCAAAAGAGTTGAGAGTATTagatattaataaagaaacaTGTGTATCAATTAAACAAGATTTAAATTATGTTCCACCAGTTAAAGATAAATTTACAATAATGTTTTGGTTAATTTTAGAGGATGTACATGATGAAAAACCAATCATTACAATGGATAAACATGGTTTAGTTGTATCAGTTGTTCAAATTTGGAAAAGATTTTATGTTAAATTTTGTTTCAAATCTAAATGTTTCCTATCCGATACACCATTAGATAGTAATGAATGGAAACATTTTGCAATTTCAGTTGGTCCTTCTTTACAAACTACCACTAcagatttaaattcaaaaaataataataataataataataataataataataataataataataataatgttggaAATGGTGTTATTGATAGTTTTTTAGATTCAGATGGAATGGATGATTTTAGTGATAGTTTTGAAACAACAACGATACCAACAACTAGaacaataaaaacaaaagatATTGTAGATACTGTGGATACTACTACCATTTCAAACGTACCATCtacaattaaaatctttGTAAATGGTATATTGGATTCAACATCTACTagctttttaaatttagattcTTTATCAACAAGtgatattaatattggttGTGAGAAAATTGTTGCAAAATTGGATGACCTTTCAATTTGGCGTACAAATTTAGAAGAGAAAGAAATTGGTGAAgcaatgtttaaaaaatatagagGTGATGAACCTGGCCATCTACTTTATATGacttttaattcaattcaGATTAAAGATTActcaattaataatcaattcaCTACTATCGTCCCTTCAAATGCTGTTACTGAGACAATTGGTcataaacaattaattttaacagTTGgcgaataa